The Corynebacterium tuberculostearicum genome window below encodes:
- a CDS encoding cysteine desulfurase — protein MSGFDVNAIREQFPILQRTVRGDKPLVYLDSGATSQRPLPVWKAEEEFVLHTNAPVHRGSYQLAEEADDAYESARQAIAAFVGADRDEIAFTKNATEALNEVAYVLGDERAGDLYVGEGDTVVITELEHHANLVPWQELCARTGATLKWYSMTEDGRIDLDSLELDDSVKVVAFTHQSNVTGAVADVDELVRRARAVDAMVVLDACQSVPHMAVDFHALDVDFAAFSGHKMCGPSGVGVLYGKDELLKKLPPFLTGGSMIEIVKMEETTFAEPPTRFEAGTQMTSQVVGLGAAVKFLEEVGMDNIHAHEKKLTERALRQLKEIPGLRIIGPETTENRGGAISFTVEGVHPHDLGQVLDDHGVSIRVGHHCAWPLHRACGAQSTARASFYLYNTEEEVDKLVDAIKAAREFFGVAS, from the coding sequence ATGTCTGGATTTGATGTAAACGCAATTAGGGAACAGTTCCCGATTCTCCAGCGCACGGTGCGTGGTGATAAGCCACTGGTGTATCTGGATTCGGGTGCTACCTCCCAGCGCCCGCTGCCGGTATGGAAGGCGGAAGAGGAGTTTGTGCTGCACACGAACGCCCCCGTTCACCGCGGTTCCTATCAGCTGGCGGAAGAGGCCGATGATGCCTACGAGTCGGCGCGCCAAGCTATCGCCGCATTTGTGGGCGCGGACCGCGACGAAATCGCCTTTACCAAAAACGCCACTGAGGCCCTGAACGAAGTTGCCTATGTGCTTGGCGACGAGCGCGCGGGGGACCTCTACGTGGGCGAGGGCGATACCGTTGTTATCACCGAATTGGAGCACCACGCCAACTTGGTGCCGTGGCAGGAGCTGTGTGCTCGCACCGGCGCTACGTTGAAGTGGTATTCCATGACCGAAGACGGACGCATCGATCTCGACTCGCTCGAGCTCGATGACTCCGTCAAGGTCGTTGCGTTTACTCACCAATCCAATGTGACGGGTGCTGTGGCAGACGTGGATGAACTGGTGCGCCGCGCCCGCGCGGTCGACGCCATGGTTGTCCTCGACGCCTGCCAGTCGGTGCCACACATGGCGGTTGATTTCCATGCTTTGGACGTGGATTTTGCGGCCTTTTCCGGCCACAAGATGTGTGGCCCCAGCGGCGTTGGTGTGCTCTACGGCAAGGATGAGCTGCTCAAGAAGCTGCCGCCCTTCCTGACCGGTGGCTCGATGATTGAGATCGTCAAGATGGAAGAGACCACCTTTGCCGAGCCGCCAACACGCTTTGAAGCGGGCACGCAGATGACCAGCCAGGTGGTTGGCCTCGGCGCAGCGGTGAAGTTCTTGGAAGAAGTGGGCATGGACAATATCCACGCCCACGAAAAGAAGCTCACCGAGCGCGCATTGCGCCAGCTCAAGGAAATCCCTGGTCTACGCATCATCGGTCCAGAAACCACCGAAAATCGCGGTGGCGCCATTTCCTTCACTGTGGAAGGCGTTCACCCGCACGACTTGGGCCAGGTCCTCGATGACCACGGTGTGTCCATTCGCGTTGGCCACCACTGTGCGTGGCCACTGCACCGTGCCTGCGGCGCACAGTCCACCGCCCGCGCTAGCTTCTACCTTTATAACACCGAGGAAGAAGTAGATAAGCTGGTGGACGCAATCAAGGCTGCCCGCGAATTCTTTGGAGTTGCCTCATGA
- the sufC gene encoding Fe-S cluster assembly ATPase SufC, translating to MSTLEIKNLHAQVLPTEEGGEPKEILKGVNLTINSGEIHAIMGPNGSGKSTLSYTIAGHPKYEVTEGEVLLDGENLLEMPVDERARAGLFLAMQYPTEVPGVKVSQFMRSAVTSIRGEAPKLREWNKELTQARENLKIDKSFISRSVNEGFSGGEKKRHEVMQLDILKPKFAVMDETDSGLDVDALRIVSEGINSYQKDTNGGILMITHYKRILNYVKPDFVHVFADGHVIKTGGAELADQLESDGYDQFLK from the coding sequence ATGTCTACTCTGGAAATTAAGAACCTCCATGCCCAGGTGCTGCCGACGGAAGAAGGCGGCGAGCCGAAGGAAATCCTCAAGGGCGTTAACCTGACCATCAACTCCGGCGAGATCCACGCCATCATGGGTCCGAACGGTTCCGGCAAGTCCACCTTGTCCTACACCATCGCCGGCCACCCAAAGTATGAGGTCACCGAGGGCGAGGTGCTTCTCGACGGCGAAAATCTGCTGGAGATGCCCGTCGATGAGCGCGCTCGCGCCGGCCTCTTCCTGGCGATGCAGTACCCAACTGAGGTACCGGGCGTAAAGGTCTCCCAGTTCATGCGCTCCGCAGTCACCTCCATTCGCGGCGAGGCACCGAAGCTGCGTGAATGGAACAAGGAGCTTACCCAGGCCCGCGAGAACCTGAAGATTGATAAGTCCTTCATCTCCCGCTCCGTAAACGAAGGCTTCTCCGGCGGTGAGAAGAAGCGCCACGAGGTTATGCAGCTGGATATCCTGAAGCCGAAGTTCGCAGTCATGGACGAGACCGACTCCGGCCTGGACGTTGACGCTCTGCGCATCGTGTCTGAGGGCATCAATAGCTACCAGAAGGACACCAATGGTGGCATCTTGATGATTACCCACTACAAGCGCATCCTGAACTATGTGAAGCCGGACTTCGTCCACGTCTTCGCTGACGGCCACGTCATCAAGACCGGTGGCGCTGAATTGGCGGACCAGCTCGAGTCTGACGGCTACGACCAGTTCCTCAAGTAA
- the sufD gene encoding Fe-S cluster assembly protein SufD produces MVASNEFNPDKITKGDVFTSTNVEDFPVPHGRDEVWRFVSLRKLRGLHNGEFAEVVAQDVTVSEHPGVSSETVARDDERLGRVGTPSDRVAAQAWTSMPEGQVVTIDAEAQVEEPVVITYTGKGEGVTSFGATSIEVGHHAEATVILKYVGSGTHADNVEFIVGDGAHLTVVVDVDWEDDAVHLSNHVAQLGRDSVLRHNSAIFGGEVVRIVPRVNFTEQGGDAELLGVYFADEGQYFENRMLVDHSVPNCRSHVLYKGALQGTKDNEARTCWVGDVLIRSNAQGTDTYETNNNLILTEGARADAIPNLEIETGEITGAGHAATVGRFDDIELFYLMSRGIPEAEARRLIIRGFFNEVIHRIPVQSLSEELENRISEELEKISA; encoded by the coding sequence ATGGTCGCTTCGAACGAATTCAATCCGGATAAGATCACCAAGGGTGACGTCTTTACCTCCACCAACGTGGAGGACTTCCCGGTGCCGCACGGCCGCGATGAGGTGTGGCGCTTCGTCTCCCTGCGCAAGCTCCGTGGACTACACAATGGCGAGTTCGCTGAGGTAGTGGCACAGGATGTCACCGTGAGCGAACATCCAGGCGTAAGCTCCGAGACCGTCGCTCGCGATGACGAGCGCTTGGGCCGCGTTGGTACCCCGTCTGACCGCGTTGCGGCTCAGGCGTGGACTTCTATGCCTGAAGGCCAGGTTGTCACCATTGACGCTGAGGCTCAGGTGGAAGAGCCCGTAGTCATTACCTACACCGGCAAGGGCGAGGGCGTAACTTCCTTTGGCGCTACCTCCATCGAGGTAGGCCACCACGCGGAAGCCACCGTCATCCTGAAGTACGTCGGCTCTGGCACCCACGCAGATAACGTCGAGTTCATCGTGGGCGATGGCGCTCACCTGACCGTCGTTGTTGACGTTGATTGGGAAGACGATGCCGTACACCTGTCTAACCACGTGGCACAGCTCGGCCGCGACTCTGTGCTGCGCCACAACTCCGCCATCTTTGGCGGCGAGGTGGTACGCATCGTGCCTCGCGTGAACTTCACCGAGCAGGGCGGCGACGCAGAACTGCTGGGCGTCTACTTCGCTGATGAAGGCCAGTACTTTGAAAACCGCATGTTGGTGGATCACTCCGTCCCTAATTGCCGCTCCCACGTCCTTTATAAGGGCGCACTGCAGGGCACCAAGGACAATGAGGCCCGCACCTGCTGGGTAGGCGATGTCCTTATCCGTTCCAATGCACAGGGCACCGATACCTACGAGACCAACAACAACCTGATTCTGACTGAGGGTGCTCGCGCGGACGCAATCCCTAACCTGGAGATTGAGACCGGTGAAATTACCGGTGCAGGCCACGCGGCCACCGTTGGTCGCTTCGATGACATCGAGTTGTTCTACCTGATGTCTCGCGGCATTCCAGAGGCTGAAGCACGCCGCCTCATCATCCGTGGCTTCTTCAATGAGGTCATCCACCGTATTCCGGTGCAGTCCCTGTCCGAGGAATTGGAAAACCGCATTTCCGAAGAACTGGAAAAGATCTCCGCCTAA
- the sufB gene encoding Fe-S cluster assembly protein SufB has translation MTQAQSAPENKMTDDEIIDSIGAYEYGWHDSDAAGASARRGLNEDVVRDISAKKGEPEWMLNQRLKALNIFDKKPVPTWGADLSGIDFDQIKYYVKSTEEQAQTWDELPDDIKATYDKLGIPEAEKQRLVAGVAAQYESEVVYHQIREDLESQGVIFVDTDTALRDYPELFKEYFGTVIPAGDNKFSALNSAVWSGGSFIYVPKGVHVDIPLQAYFRINTENMGQFERTLIIVDEDAYVHYVEGCTAPIYKSDSLHSAVVEIIVKKGGRCRYTTIQNWSSNVYNLVTKRTKVEEGGTMEWVDGNIGSKVTMKYPAVWMTGPYAKGEVLSVAFAGENQFQDTGAKMTHMAPHTSSNIVSKSVARAGGRAAYRGLVQVNQNAHHSTSNVECDALLVDNISRSDTYPYNDIRNDHVTLGHEATVSQVSEEQLFYLMSRGIAEEEAMAMIVRGFVEPIAKELPMEYALELNRLIELQMEGSVG, from the coding sequence ATGACCCAGGCACAATCGGCACCCGAGAACAAGATGACCGATGATGAAATCATTGATTCCATTGGTGCATATGAGTACGGCTGGCACGACTCGGACGCGGCTGGTGCTTCTGCTCGCCGCGGCTTGAACGAAGATGTAGTTCGCGATATTTCCGCCAAGAAGGGCGAGCCGGAATGGATGCTTAACCAGCGCCTGAAGGCACTGAACATCTTTGATAAGAAGCCCGTTCCCACCTGGGGTGCGGATTTGTCTGGCATCGACTTCGACCAGATTAAGTACTACGTGAAGTCCACTGAGGAGCAGGCCCAGACCTGGGACGAACTCCCTGACGATATCAAGGCCACCTACGATAAGTTGGGCATTCCAGAGGCTGAGAAGCAGCGCCTCGTTGCCGGTGTGGCCGCCCAGTACGAGTCTGAGGTTGTCTACCACCAGATCCGTGAGGACCTGGAAAGCCAGGGTGTCATCTTCGTCGATACTGACACCGCGTTGCGCGACTACCCTGAGCTTTTCAAGGAATACTTCGGCACCGTTATCCCAGCCGGTGACAATAAGTTCTCCGCGCTGAACTCCGCAGTGTGGTCCGGTGGTTCCTTTATCTACGTGCCCAAGGGCGTGCATGTAGATATTCCGCTGCAGGCTTACTTCCGCATCAACACGGAAAACATGGGCCAGTTTGAGCGCACCCTCATCATCGTCGACGAGGACGCTTATGTTCACTACGTCGAGGGCTGTACCGCTCCTATCTACAAGTCTGATTCCCTGCACTCCGCGGTAGTAGAGATCATCGTGAAGAAGGGCGGCCGCTGCCGCTACACCACCATTCAGAACTGGTCCAGCAACGTCTACAACTTGGTGACCAAGCGCACCAAGGTAGAAGAAGGCGGCACCATGGAATGGGTCGACGGCAACATCGGCTCCAAGGTCACCATGAAGTACCCAGCCGTATGGATGACCGGTCCTTACGCCAAGGGTGAGGTTCTTTCCGTTGCTTTTGCTGGTGAGAACCAGTTCCAGGACACGGGCGCCAAGATGACTCACATGGCCCCGCACACTTCTTCCAATATTGTGTCCAAGTCGGTTGCCCGTGCCGGCGGCCGCGCCGCGTACCGCGGCTTGGTGCAGGTTAATCAGAACGCGCACCATTCCACCTCTAACGTCGAGTGCGACGCGTTGCTGGTGGACAATATCTCGCGTTCGGATACATACCCGTATAACGACATCCGCAATGACCACGTCACGCTGGGCCATGAGGCAACCGTTTCCCAGGTTTCTGAGGAGCAGCTGTTCTACCTGATGTCCCGCGGTATTGCGGAAGAAGAAGCAATGGCGATGATCGTGCGTGGCTTCGTTGAGCCGATTGCTAAGGAGCTGCCGATGGAGTACGCCCTCGAGCTCAACCGCCTCATCGAACTGCAAATGGAAGGATCGGTCGGCTAA
- a CDS encoding helix-turn-helix transcriptional regulator — translation MSTPQRVETTHKAAKESRTTDGDTRRQVMLLLLKDGPVTASHLGERLGLSAAGIRRHLDNLVEEELTEVVRRHPVTRGSTGNGSGRGRPAKHFRLTDRGRAQFGHAYDDLASDALTALRDVGGSEAVKRFAKVRFERLVADVRPLIEEGESVEDVARKLAEVLDEHGYAATVDRAGQGVQICQHHCPVSHVAAEHPELCEAEQEVFSALLGKHVQPLASIAGGHGICTTNIPLTPVNTNTERSES, via the coding sequence ATGAGCACACCTCAGCGCGTAGAAACTACGCATAAGGCGGCTAAGGAATCCCGCACTACGGATGGCGATACCCGCCGGCAAGTGATGCTGTTGCTGCTGAAGGACGGGCCCGTTACCGCTTCCCACTTGGGTGAACGCCTTGGCCTTTCTGCTGCTGGAATCCGCCGGCACTTAGACAATTTGGTGGAAGAGGAACTGACGGAGGTCGTGCGCCGCCACCCAGTGACCCGCGGCTCAACGGGCAACGGGTCTGGTCGCGGCCGACCAGCCAAACACTTCCGCCTCACTGATCGTGGCCGGGCGCAATTCGGCCACGCCTACGATGATTTGGCCTCTGATGCTTTGACGGCGCTTCGCGACGTCGGCGGGTCTGAGGCTGTTAAGCGCTTTGCCAAGGTCCGCTTCGAGCGACTCGTTGCAGATGTGCGTCCCTTGATAGAAGAGGGTGAATCTGTAGAGGATGTGGCCCGTAAGCTGGCTGAGGTCTTGGACGAGCACGGGTATGCCGCCACGGTGGACCGCGCTGGTCAGGGAGTGCAAATCTGTCAGCATCATTGTCCGGTCTCCCATGTGGCGGCCGAGCACCCAGAGCTGTGTGAGGCGGAACAAGAAGTCTTTTCTGCTCTATTAGGCAAACACGTACAGCCTTTGGCCTCCATCGCCGGAGGCCACGGGATCTGTACCACAAACATCCCCTTGACACCCGTTAATACAAATACTGAAAGGAGCGAGTCATGA
- the mptB gene encoding polyprenol phosphomannose-dependent alpha 1,6 mannosyltransferase MptB, with amino-acid sequence MTGKFRGFLSGVKAELPQLGTAGSRSARLHAEDTGAAEPDSRFDFVPAKEDGLKRTTTAQWRTFFILRWVGTVGSLLIAFGALGAGALPVVGNPYDNVPFGSLMSRMLQTSSAIVMVGVGLLVAAWVFLAPFVGTPLRQPQEGAVTPTRARRLVTTHQLWRTWAGWVIPLIFTAPLFTQDIYSYLANGSIVMQGMDPYSAGPVQLLGAGDELARSVPFIWANSPSPYGPVALGLAGVVSAVTSNSILLGVIAHRLLSIAGIMVAGWAISCLARRCRVSPESALWLGILNPLTILHLVGGIHNESIMLGLLLVGMELGLRGVGKLEKSTRSAYLALIASGFCLSCAGMVKVTGFIGLGFVGMAYARHLIDKDGASRWKALAYAIALQLVILIATIALISALTGIGLGWITGQGGAASIRSWLSTSTAVGVGTGFIGMLLGLGDHTEAILTVTRTFGVLVAVAFMARMLFATLRGRIHPVGGLGTASLVLVIFFPVVHPWYILWAVLPLAAWANRLIFRFCVVAYSAAMSFFVLPRGLGLPPSTIIVIYVSAACTFAVIATLWWVAVRRSGIRVLN; translated from the coding sequence ATGACAGGCAAATTCCGCGGCTTTCTTTCCGGCGTCAAGGCCGAGCTGCCGCAGCTGGGCACCGCTGGTTCTCGGTCTGCGCGGCTACACGCCGAGGACACCGGAGCCGCGGAGCCTGATTCTCGTTTTGATTTTGTCCCCGCCAAAGAAGATGGCCTAAAGCGCACCACCACCGCACAGTGGCGGACATTTTTTATCCTGCGCTGGGTGGGCACAGTGGGTTCTTTGCTTATCGCCTTCGGCGCGTTGGGAGCCGGCGCTCTCCCAGTAGTGGGAAACCCTTATGACAACGTGCCTTTTGGCTCCCTCATGTCTCGCATGCTGCAGACCTCTTCTGCCATAGTCATGGTGGGAGTGGGCCTGTTGGTGGCCGCCTGGGTTTTCCTGGCCCCTTTTGTAGGCACTCCGCTGCGCCAACCCCAGGAAGGTGCCGTCACCCCAACGCGCGCCCGCCGGCTCGTAACTACACACCAGCTGTGGCGCACGTGGGCCGGCTGGGTCATCCCGCTGATATTTACAGCCCCGCTCTTTACCCAGGACATCTACTCCTACTTGGCCAACGGTTCCATCGTGATGCAGGGCATGGATCCGTATTCTGCAGGACCGGTGCAATTGCTTGGCGCGGGTGATGAGCTCGCCCGATCCGTACCGTTTATCTGGGCCAACTCCCCTTCTCCCTATGGCCCCGTAGCACTCGGGCTTGCTGGAGTGGTGAGCGCAGTTACCTCAAATTCAATCCTCTTGGGTGTTATCGCCCACCGCCTCCTATCCATCGCCGGCATCATGGTTGCTGGGTGGGCCATAAGCTGTTTGGCGCGGCGCTGCCGGGTATCTCCAGAATCTGCGCTGTGGCTCGGCATTCTCAACCCACTGACCATCTTGCACCTGGTGGGCGGAATCCATAATGAGTCCATCATGTTGGGCCTGCTCTTGGTGGGTATGGAGCTGGGCCTGCGGGGCGTCGGCAAGCTAGAAAAGTCCACACGCAGTGCCTACCTAGCGCTCATTGCTTCCGGCTTTTGTCTGTCCTGCGCCGGAATGGTCAAGGTTACCGGCTTTATCGGGCTGGGCTTTGTGGGAATGGCGTACGCCCGCCACCTGATAGACAAAGACGGTGCATCTCGCTGGAAGGCCTTGGCCTACGCCATTGCCCTGCAGCTAGTTATTTTAATTGCAACCATTGCCCTTATTAGCGCCTTGACCGGCATTGGCCTGGGGTGGATCACGGGACAAGGCGGCGCGGCCTCCATCCGCTCGTGGCTTTCTACCTCCACCGCCGTAGGCGTGGGTACCGGCTTTATCGGAATGCTACTGGGCCTAGGTGACCACACCGAAGCTATTCTCACCGTAACCCGTACCTTTGGTGTGCTGGTGGCAGTAGCTTTCATGGCCCGCATGCTCTTTGCAACGTTGCGCGGCCGCATCCACCCTGTGGGAGGACTCGGCACCGCCTCCTTAGTGCTGGTTATCTTCTTTCCCGTGGTCCATCCGTGGTACATCCTGTGGGCGGTACTGCCTTTGGCTGCATGGGCCAACCGGCTTATCTTCCGGTTCTGCGTCGTGGCTTATTCGGCAGCTATGAGCTTCTTTGTGCTGCCACGCGGGCTCGGGTTACCGCCCAGCACCATCATCGTCATCTATGTGTCGGCAGCCTGCACTTTCGCAGTCATCGCCACCCTGTGGTGGGTTGCAGTGCGGCGCAGCGGAATCCGTGTCCTAAACTAA
- a CDS encoding ABC transporter ATP-binding protein, whose amino-acid sequence MNSISADRPALTVDNVVKKYGSTTAVNGLSLSVAAGEIFCLLGPNGAGKSTTIEMSEGFIHPTSGTIDVLGLDPSSAPDKVREKVGIMLQGGGSYSGIRVLEMLELSASYSAHPLSPRWLLETLGLEGVARTPYRRLSGGQQQRLSLALAIIGRPELVFLDEPTAGMDAQSRLAVWDLVRALRHDGVTIVLTTHLMDEAESLADRVAIMDHGELVAHGTPAELTAQSDSAGLSFSTDIDVDVEALAKAGIRATKSRPLHYRLTQAGTPETIAALSSELARQGVLLRRLDAAHRNLEEVFLDLTGRHLRS is encoded by the coding sequence GTGAATTCCATTTCAGCCGATCGCCCAGCCCTCACCGTGGACAACGTGGTGAAAAAATATGGCTCCACCACCGCCGTTAATGGTCTGAGCCTTAGCGTTGCCGCAGGTGAGATCTTTTGCCTCCTTGGTCCCAATGGCGCTGGAAAGTCCACGACGATTGAGATGTCAGAGGGTTTTATCCACCCCACCAGCGGCACGATCGACGTCCTCGGGCTAGACCCGAGTTCCGCACCGGACAAGGTGCGCGAAAAGGTCGGCATCATGTTGCAGGGTGGTGGTTCCTACTCCGGCATCCGTGTTCTGGAAATGCTTGAACTTTCCGCTAGCTACAGCGCCCATCCCCTCTCCCCGCGCTGGCTACTGGAAACGCTCGGGCTGGAAGGGGTAGCCCGGACTCCCTATCGCAGGCTCTCCGGCGGGCAGCAGCAACGGCTTTCCCTCGCCTTAGCAATCATCGGCCGGCCCGAGCTGGTTTTCCTGGATGAGCCCACCGCTGGCATGGATGCACAATCCCGGTTGGCGGTCTGGGACCTTGTTCGAGCCCTTAGGCACGATGGCGTCACCATTGTTCTTACCACCCACCTCATGGATGAAGCGGAGTCACTAGCGGACCGAGTGGCCATCATGGATCATGGCGAGCTCGTAGCCCACGGCACTCCCGCGGAACTTACCGCCCAGTCGGACTCGGCAGGGCTTAGTTTCAGCACCGATATCGATGTTGATGTGGAGGCTCTGGCTAAGGCTGGAATTCGAGCGACCAAATCGCGACCGTTGCACTACCGCTTAACCCAGGCCGGCACGCCCGAGACGATTGCCGCGCTGAGCTCCGAACTTGCCCGCCAAGGAGTCCTGCTGCGGCGCTTAGACGCAGCCCACCGCAACTTGGAGGAGGTCTTCCTTGACCTCACCGGGCGCCATTTGCGCAGTTAG
- a CDS encoding ABC transporter permease: MSTTFNTGTFTPAPKRASAGAMLLAQGKMEAKLMLRHGEQQLLSVIIPLALLIGAAHLESLTGHGLHEVFPMVLAVAATSAGFTGQAISLAFDRRYGALKRTGASGVPAWAIIGGKILGVLTMVVFQILVLGIAAYILGLRISLGGVLLMILSLFFGVAAFTALGLLLGGTLSSEVVLALANLIWFLLLGVVGWTLYSQGLGDNGILNAVPTVALAGALTDASNSVFPGLELLSLLAWLAVASFAAVRWFRFDG; encoded by the coding sequence ATGAGCACTACCTTTAACACTGGAACCTTTACCCCGGCCCCGAAACGGGCTAGCGCCGGCGCCATGTTGCTCGCGCAAGGAAAGATGGAAGCAAAACTCATGCTGCGCCACGGCGAGCAGCAATTGCTGAGCGTCATCATTCCGCTGGCCCTGCTCATTGGCGCGGCCCACCTGGAGTCGCTCACCGGACATGGCTTGCACGAGGTATTTCCCATGGTGCTTGCAGTAGCTGCCACCTCCGCAGGCTTTACCGGTCAGGCCATTTCGCTTGCCTTTGACCGGCGCTACGGGGCCCTTAAACGCACCGGCGCGTCCGGCGTGCCCGCATGGGCCATTATTGGCGGCAAGATCCTCGGCGTGCTCACCATGGTGGTATTCCAAATCCTCGTTTTGGGCATCGCTGCCTATATCCTGGGTCTCCGCATCAGCCTGGGCGGGGTGCTGCTCATGATTCTTTCGCTATTTTTTGGCGTTGCGGCTTTTACCGCCTTGGGGCTGCTCCTCGGCGGCACCCTCAGCTCTGAGGTGGTACTCGCACTGGCCAACCTCATCTGGTTCCTGCTCCTCGGCGTAGTCGGGTGGACCCTCTACTCCCAGGGACTGGGCGATAATGGCATCCTCAACGCGGTGCCGACCGTCGCCCTAGCAGGCGCGCTTACCGACGCCTCTAATTCCGTCTTCCCCGGCCTCGAGCTCCTGTCCTTGTTGGCGTGGCTTGCGGTGGCGTCGTTCGCTGCGGTCCGTTGGTTCCGCTTCGATGGCTAA
- a CDS encoding COX15/CtaA family protein, which translates to MLCVNYWTKIKRFFKEAAPTLQQQRLIALILLLCQGGITVSGSIVRVTGSGLGCPTWPECQPGSLVPMEGAAPALHQAIEFGNRLLTFVVSAAAVAAVIAMRMAHRRAELKVYAWLNVAGIVLQAVIGGISVHLDLRWWSVALHFLPSMLLVWLAAMLYSRILEPDDGTPRARFPQAIRLLAAVATVALSIVLITGTMVTGSGVHSGDSGVGMEGRLQVDTEAMAVTHAMCMYVYLTLTVITVFLLYKNRAPQDAKKAGWVLVVCILIQWAVGVYQFYMSIPRWTVPFHIALSSFVTAYTALLWAQGVRRTDGTADLITGSPSGDEKYAARQTSLEQERATA; encoded by the coding sequence ATGCTATGCGTGAATTACTGGACGAAGATCAAGCGCTTCTTTAAGGAAGCCGCCCCTACACTGCAACAGCAGCGCCTCATCGCGCTCATCCTCCTCTTGTGCCAGGGTGGCATCACCGTGTCTGGTTCCATTGTCCGCGTGACCGGCTCGGGATTGGGCTGTCCCACCTGGCCGGAATGCCAACCGGGCTCCCTTGTCCCTATGGAAGGCGCTGCGCCTGCTCTTCACCAGGCCATCGAGTTTGGTAACCGCCTGCTTACTTTCGTCGTATCCGCAGCGGCAGTCGCCGCTGTCATTGCTATGCGTATGGCGCATCGCCGCGCAGAGCTCAAGGTGTACGCCTGGCTCAACGTCGCCGGCATCGTCCTGCAGGCGGTCATTGGCGGCATTTCTGTCCACCTGGACCTTCGCTGGTGGTCCGTGGCACTGCACTTCCTGCCTTCCATGCTCTTGGTATGGCTGGCGGCAATGCTTTATTCCCGCATTCTGGAACCCGATGACGGAACGCCGCGCGCTCGCTTCCCTCAGGCGATTCGCCTCCTTGCAGCGGTCGCTACCGTTGCCCTGAGCATTGTGCTCATCACCGGCACGATGGTTACCGGTTCGGGCGTTCACTCTGGCGATTCCGGGGTGGGAATGGAAGGCCGCCTGCAGGTAGATACCGAAGCCATGGCTGTCACCCACGCCATGTGCATGTACGTCTACCTGACGCTAACGGTTATTACCGTCTTCCTGCTTTATAAGAACCGGGCACCACAAGATGCCAAGAAGGCTGGCTGGGTCCTCGTTGTATGCATCCTCATTCAGTGGGCAGTAGGCGTTTACCAGTTCTACATGAGCATTCCGCGCTGGACTGTCCCTTTCCACATTGCGCTCTCCTCCTTCGTCACCGCGTATACCGCCCTGCTATGGGCACAAGGTGTACGCCGCACCGACGGCACCGCGGATCTCATCACCGGATCTCCCAGCGGCGATGAGAAGTACGCAGCGCGTCAAACCTCTCTTGAACAAGAGCGGGCGACTGCTTAG